In Lentisphaerota bacterium, the DNA window GATGAAGGTTGGGGCGACTATCTCTATTGGCAGACGCAGGACAGGAAGACTTTGAAGCGTATCAACGCGCTCCTGCAGGATATCGAGCGGAATGGCCACCATGGGATAGGCAATCCAGAGTCGTTGAAGGGAGTGTCCGGTTATTGGAGTCGCCGCATTAACGAGAAGGACCGCTTGGTTTACAGGATAGCGGACGGCGCGATCTTGATAGCCCAGTGCCGCACGCATTACGGCGATCATTGAGAACGCCAACCAAGCGATGCAGCCGACGGCGCTGCCGCGCCCCGGCCTGATCGCCGAGGTTCACCCCTCTTCGCTCTCCCGCATCCCGTCGCTCTCCCGCACCACCCGGCCGAGGCCGGCGGTGACGCCGCGTCCACGAGAAACGCGCCATTTCAGCTTTTCAGCATTTCAGCTTTTCAGCTTTTCTCTTGGAGCGC includes these proteins:
- a CDS encoding Txe/YoeB family addiction module toxin; translated protein: MNKVFSDEGWGDYLYWQTQDRKTLKRINALLQDIERNGHHGIGNPESLKGVSGYWSRRINEKDRLVYRIADGAILIAQCRTHYGDH